Proteins found in one Hirundo rustica isolate bHirRus1 chromosome 9, bHirRus1.pri.v3, whole genome shotgun sequence genomic segment:
- the LURAP1 gene encoding leucine rich adaptor protein 1: MEGGGEALPADLRDLAGKVGRRPPAVLLRGLRAEAPPAPPAAPAPARGAHPPLAERLRTLRLELAYLRAVDVKILQQLVVVNEGIEAVKWLLEERSTLTSRCSSLASSQYSLVESQEASRRGSWDSLQDPNDRLDSISVGSYLDTLADDMDEYSHNAAETAAASTSGRALARAEQDWVRIDPERGLAKQEKDREEHEWPHVDLSPPGLPQDHWFAKEPQVANGYLGQQSPSLEPDRDAKSPPRAGERLGKGNPDGKAWKAEADLENCKLNSKLHLEYDAHWRWLQSQDDVTFL, from the exons ATGGAGGGCGGCGGGGAGGCGCTGCCCGCGGACCTGCGGGACCTGGCGGGCAAGGTGGGACGGCGCCCGCCCGCCGTGCTGCTGCGGGGGCTGCGGGCCGAAgccccccccgcgccgcccgcggcACCCGCACCGGCCCGCGGTGCGCACCCGCCGCTCGCCGAACGCCTCCGGACGCTCCGCCTCGAGCTG GCTTACCTGCGCGCGGTGGACGTGAagatcctgcagcagctggtggtGGTGAACGAGGGCATCGAGGCGGTGAagtggctgctggaggagcgCAGCACCCTGACCAGCcgctgcagcagcctggccagcagcCAGTACAGCCTGGTGGAGAGCCAGGAGGCCTCGCGGCGGggcagctgggacagcctgCAGGACCCCAACGACAGGCTGGACAGCATCTCCGTGGGCAGCTACCTGGACACCTTGgctgatgacatggatgagtACTCGCACAACGCTGCCGAAACGGCCGCTGCATCCACATCGGGCAGAGCCctggccagggcagagcaggactggGTCAGGATTGACCCCGAGAGGGGTCTTGCGAAGCAGGAGAAGGACAGAGAGGAGCACGAGTGGCCCCACGTGGATCTCTCCCCACCTGGGTTGCCTCAGGATCACTGGTTTGCTAAGGAGCCCCAGGTGGCCAATGGGTATTTGGGCCAGCAGTCCCCCTCTCTGGAACCAGACAGAGACGCCAAATCACCACCGAGGGCCggggagaggctggggaagggaaatcCAGATGGGAAGGCTTGGAAAGCTGAGGCTGACCTTGAGAACTGCAAACTCAACAGCAAACTGCACCTGGAGTACGATGCCCACTGGCGCTGGCTCCAGTCACAGGATGATGTGACATTCTTATAG